The following proteins are encoded in a genomic region of Dyadobacter sp. UC 10:
- a CDS encoding alkaline phosphatase family protein, protein MKKLLYILGIAISLNATAQDSHVVLISIDGLRPEFYKDPNWSMVNLRQGMATGAYSDGVTGVFPTVTYPSHTTIITGVKPLKHGVHYNTPPEPLEVTGKWLWEYSTIKVPTIFSVAKDKGLKTASVFWPVSVGSPATYNIPEYWYLPETKGGKRNMTKALSEHSSPKGLYEEIQQNATGKLEEIDFDGDYLSIDDNMSRISSYLIRQYKPSFLAVHLVAVDHFEHEEGRDGDKVRAALSSVDRGIKAIIEATEKAGIREKTTFIITGDHGFVDIHTAIAPNVLLAKAGLYDPNNKANWKAYFHSSGGSAFLHLKDKNDTKTLEKVKQLLKELPVGQKHLFAVKDRAALDEVGADPNAALALAPVQGITVSGVATGDFTRASSGGTHGFFPDFKEIQTGFVAFGKGIKQGAVVPEMGLQDIAPLIAKLLNLDFPTADGTLYPGLLAK, encoded by the coding sequence ATGAAAAAACTCCTTTACATCTTAGGCATTGCCATTTCGCTGAATGCAACTGCCCAGGACTCCCATGTCGTTTTGATCAGCATCGACGGGCTTCGTCCTGAATTTTATAAAGACCCGAACTGGTCGATGGTGAACCTGCGGCAGGGAATGGCGACCGGCGCTTATTCCGACGGCGTAACGGGCGTTTTCCCTACTGTCACCTACCCTTCCCACACTACGATCATTACAGGCGTAAAGCCCCTCAAACACGGTGTGCATTATAATACCCCGCCGGAGCCGCTGGAAGTGACCGGGAAGTGGCTTTGGGAATATAGTACGATTAAAGTACCGACCATTTTCAGTGTGGCAAAGGATAAAGGTTTAAAAACGGCTTCCGTTTTCTGGCCGGTTTCAGTGGGCAGCCCGGCTACTTATAATATTCCGGAGTATTGGTATTTGCCCGAAACAAAGGGTGGCAAGCGGAATATGACCAAAGCTTTGTCCGAGCATTCTTCGCCGAAAGGGTTGTATGAAGAAATACAGCAAAACGCTACCGGCAAGCTGGAAGAGATTGATTTCGATGGAGACTACCTGAGCATCGACGATAATATGTCAAGGATCAGCAGCTACCTCATCCGGCAGTACAAGCCTTCCTTCCTGGCCGTGCATCTGGTGGCGGTCGATCACTTTGAACATGAAGAAGGCCGCGACGGAGATAAAGTGAGGGCGGCTCTTTCCAGTGTGGACCGTGGGATCAAAGCCATTATTGAAGCGACAGAAAAAGCGGGAATCCGTGAGAAGACGACCTTTATCATCACTGGCGACCATGGCTTCGTAGACATCCACACGGCGATCGCGCCGAATGTACTGCTGGCAAAAGCCGGCTTGTATGACCCAAATAACAAGGCAAACTGGAAGGCCTATTTCCACAGTTCGGGCGGCTCTGCATTTTTGCATTTGAAAGACAAAAACGACACGAAGACGCTTGAAAAAGTAAAACAGCTGCTCAAAGAACTGCCTGTTGGTCAAAAGCATCTTTTTGCCGTGAAAGACCGCGCCGCACTGGACGAGGTCGGTGCCGATCCCAACGCAGCACTGGCGCTGGCGCCTGTCCAGGGTATTACAGTGAGCGGAGTCGCGACGGGCGATTTCACCCGCGCTTCCAGCGGTGGTACACACGGTTTTTTCCCTGATTTTAAAGAAATACAAACAGGTTTTGTTGCATTTGGGAAAGGTATCAAACAAGGCGCGGTGGTACCGGAAATGGGCTTGCAGGACATTGCCCCGCTGATCGCCAAATTGCTGAACCTCGATTTCCCTACTGCTGACGGGACCTTGTACCCGGGGTTATTGGCGAAGTAA
- a CDS encoding TonB-dependent receptor, with amino-acid sequence MNRSITRRIALFFMLFCAGLTGFAQGNEATIIGKVTEVQAGPIPGATVLVRNESTGFQAGTVTDINGDYIIKQLPLGSPYSITVSFIGFGEQKKTGYALNQGDQLRLNFEMESSATELQAVDIKANSLKNTVVSLGASTAITAKDITKLPVNGRNFTSLIELSPLSNGNSLGGQLGSSTNYTIDGMTSRSTIAGGETGGTYAISMEAIREFKVVTNEYDVTLGRAGGGTISTVTKSGTNQLTGSVFNFMRADWLSSGYDLRGNKRTQDFSTNQFGMSLGGALKKDKAHFFVAWDHQADSRPLFIANLQSEADVAANKVTQETLDNFLDIARSKYGVSNNPQFGAFGKKKGTDAIFARIDWQLNSKNLLTLRNNLIKENDKLSEGDNTGINAYESYIDRERFNNSIMASLRTIVSPKITNELKVQHFYQYEAVIPSSELPSAGIPRAIVENVNSTSGTNNYINSIQIGGQRFSPEWFRGQVYQAVNNLYYNTGKINFTFGIDVMFNRMKSVYGSEMNGRFYFTGLDNFNNLTPYRYAREINLLADPSSIVNSLATGLYAQMDTKLARGLDMMAGLRLDNTQYLNKANFSQVVFDELDLRTDNKINTTQLQPRVQFTWDVNEQSKDIIRFGAGIFGSQLNPYSMINNMLFDGTKVAAVEIQGALVPKPNFPGYREDPSTAPGADLFNTPGIERLITINMNNADAKIPVLYKTNFSYNHFFSDRLRIGVSGYASWARNNYMYVDRNMVEDPYFRIAAEANRGVYVPADKIATKNGATNWLDSRKTTKVGRVLELVSEGKKNQFAFVIDGTYRYFKDGQITFSYTWNDSKDNTSYNGNVANTATLDLMVNDDPRDLSRITYANNHFRNKVVFYGTAPSIWGVTLGLRYSGIGGTRYSMAVSGNMNGDFVSSNDLPYIYDPNSPETPQTVRDGINAILNNPEAEQSIKDYLLRDMGKIAERNGGINGFYGVFDLRLAKKFNFYKNHGLEASVDIFNVANLLNQDWGVGTNLGKQNLYTIRSFDATAKRYGYGMSNGIGVSNLNGSPYQIQIGLRYAF; translated from the coding sequence ATGAATCGATCAATTACAAGACGTATTGCGTTGTTTTTCATGCTCTTTTGCGCCGGCCTTACGGGTTTTGCGCAGGGCAATGAGGCAACCATTATCGGAAAAGTAACGGAAGTGCAGGCAGGGCCGATCCCCGGCGCGACCGTTCTGGTCAGAAACGAATCTACCGGTTTTCAGGCTGGTACAGTTACCGATATCAATGGGGACTACATTATCAAGCAATTGCCGCTTGGTTCGCCATACTCCATTACGGTTTCTTTTATTGGTTTTGGAGAACAAAAGAAAACGGGCTACGCACTAAATCAGGGCGACCAGCTGAGGCTGAATTTTGAAATGGAAAGCAGCGCAACTGAATTGCAGGCTGTGGATATCAAAGCCAATTCGCTAAAAAATACAGTGGTAAGCCTCGGCGCATCCACTGCAATTACGGCAAAAGATATTACCAAACTGCCGGTAAACGGACGGAATTTCACCTCACTAATAGAGCTTTCTCCATTGAGCAATGGCAACAGCCTTGGCGGCCAGCTGGGGTCCTCTACCAACTATACAATCGATGGTATGACCTCGCGCAGCACCATTGCGGGTGGTGAAACCGGAGGTACCTACGCCATCTCCATGGAGGCAATCCGCGAGTTCAAGGTGGTTACCAATGAATATGATGTTACACTCGGCCGCGCGGGTGGTGGAACGATCAGTACGGTGACCAAATCGGGTACAAACCAGCTGACCGGTAGCGTATTTAACTTCATGCGTGCAGACTGGCTTTCAAGCGGTTACGATTTGAGAGGAAATAAAAGAACGCAGGACTTTTCTACAAATCAGTTTGGTATGTCACTGGGCGGTGCATTGAAAAAAGACAAAGCACACTTCTTCGTAGCCTGGGACCATCAGGCCGACTCCCGTCCCCTTTTTATCGCTAACCTGCAATCAGAAGCGGACGTAGCTGCTAACAAGGTAACGCAGGAAACGCTGGACAACTTCCTTGACATAGCAAGATCAAAATACGGTGTTTCCAACAATCCGCAGTTTGGTGCATTTGGCAAGAAAAAAGGTACTGACGCGATTTTCGCAAGAATTGACTGGCAGTTGAATTCCAAGAACCTGCTGACGCTCCGCAATAACCTGATCAAGGAAAACGACAAGCTGTCGGAAGGTGACAACACGGGCATTAATGCATACGAATCTTATATCGACCGTGAGCGGTTCAACAATAGCATCATGGCATCGCTACGTACCATCGTGAGCCCAAAAATCACGAACGAACTGAAAGTGCAGCATTTCTATCAATATGAAGCGGTAATCCCAAGCTCGGAGCTTCCTTCCGCCGGTATTCCACGTGCGATTGTAGAAAACGTCAACTCAACTTCGGGCACAAACAACTACATTAACTCGATCCAGATCGGTGGTCAGCGTTTTTCTCCCGAATGGTTCAGAGGACAGGTGTACCAAGCGGTCAACAACCTTTATTACAATACGGGTAAAATCAATTTCACTTTCGGTATCGACGTGATGTTCAACCGTATGAAGTCAGTTTACGGCAGCGAAATGAACGGACGTTTCTATTTCACCGGTCTTGATAATTTCAACAACCTGACGCCTTACCGTTACGCCCGTGAAATCAACTTGCTGGCCGATCCGAGCTCAATCGTGAACTCGCTCGCAACAGGTCTTTATGCACAAATGGATACCAAGCTGGCCCGTGGTCTGGATATGATGGCAGGTTTGCGTTTGGACAACACACAATACCTGAACAAAGCGAATTTCAGCCAGGTCGTATTTGATGAGTTGGACCTGCGTACCGATAATAAGATCAATACAACGCAATTACAGCCACGGGTACAGTTTACGTGGGATGTAAATGAGCAAAGCAAAGACATTATCCGTTTCGGTGCGGGTATCTTCGGCTCGCAGCTGAACCCGTATTCGATGATCAACAACATGTTATTCGACGGAACGAAAGTAGCAGCCGTTGAGATCCAGGGTGCATTGGTTCCGAAACCTAACTTCCCGGGTTACCGCGAAGATCCTTCGACCGCGCCAGGTGCCGATTTGTTCAATACGCCGGGTATCGAGCGTCTGATCACGATCAACATGAACAATGCCGACGCAAAAATCCCGGTTCTTTACAAAACGAACTTCTCGTATAACCACTTTTTCAGCGACCGGCTGCGTATCGGTGTGAGCGGTTATGCTTCATGGGCGCGCAACAACTATATGTATGTGGACCGCAACATGGTAGAAGATCCCTATTTCCGCATTGCAGCAGAAGCCAACCGTGGCGTATACGTGCCGGCCGACAAAATCGCTACAAAAAATGGTGCTACCAACTGGCTGGACAGCCGCAAGACTACGAAAGTAGGCCGTGTCCTGGAACTCGTGAGCGAGGGTAAAAAGAACCAGTTTGCATTCGTAATTGATGGTACTTACCGTTATTTCAAAGATGGTCAGATCACGTTCTCGTATACCTGGAACGATTCAAAGGACAATACATCCTACAACGGTAACGTAGCAAACACTGCAACGCTCGATTTGATGGTCAATGACGATCCGCGCGATCTGAGCCGCATTACTTATGCGAACAACCATTTCCGCAACAAAGTAGTATTCTACGGAACTGCGCCAAGCATCTGGGGTGTGACACTCGGTTTGCGTTACTCCGGCATCGGCGGAACGCGCTACTCCATGGCCGTGAGCGGTAACATGAACGGTGACTTCGTTTCTTCAAACGACCTGCCCTACATTTATGACCCTAACAGCCCTGAAACGCCGCAAACCGTACGTGACGGTATCAATGCAATCCTCAACAATCCGGAAGCAGAACAAAGCATTAAGGATTATCTCTTGAGAGATATGGGTAAAATCGCTGAGCGTAACGGAGGTATCAATGGTTTCTACGGGGTGTTTGATTTGAGATTGGCGAAGAAATTCAATTTCTACAAAAATCATGGTTTGGAAGCATCAGTTGACATTTTCAACGTAGCTAACCTCCTGAACCAGGACTGGGGCGTAGGAACCAACCTGGGCAAGCAAAACCTTTACACCATCAGGTCATTCGACGCGACAGCCAAAAGATACGGATACGGCATGAGCAACGGAATCGGTGTTTCCAACCTGAATGGTAGCCCTTACCAGATCCAGATTGGCCTGCGGTATGCGTTTTAA
- a CDS encoding TonB-dependent receptor gives MRALLLAMTIFLSGTVFAQQGTQTIRGMVRDEVSNAPVIGASVLLLQADGASPVGTTTDVNGEFRITGIPLGRQSFRITMVGYEEQRLPNLVVTSGKEVIVNVTMTENIQALNEIVVTADRAADKSKTNNELTLVSGRSFNVEDTKRYAGSLGDPSRMAANFAGVVSGDDSRNDIVVRGNSPTGMLWQLEGLNIPNPSHFGSFMATGGPISMLNNNVLSKSDFLTSAFPSQYGNALSSVFDLRMREGNNQQYEFLGQIGFNGFEAGAEGPFSKKSKASFLINYRYSTLGVFKALGIQFGTGSAVPDYQDLNFKVTVPTGQKGKLSLFGILGGSKVDFLGSEVDTTLTNLYGTENTNTRVTYKTNIAGLAYDYNISAKTFARLTLGMSTTREKFSGDSISIATREAFPSGESKYNTAKYSAVLNLRHKMNAKSSLYGGVTVDLLGFDLFNKSIHNGGKLDSVRVNVNGEKTTLTQAYAQWRYRFSPKFLLTTGLHFQHFSLNNSAALEPRAGLQYGFGNGQSLSVGYGLNSQTQSLYSYFIETPGESGAVQTNRNLDFTKSHHFVMSYENRLTERLMLKIEPYYQVLNNVPVEMRRSTFSTLNTGASFGPAERDSLVNEGSGRNMGIELTLERYFDRGYYFLLTSSVFDSKYKGSDGIERNTAFNTRYVVNLLAGKEIRMGQKKDHVLGFNLRSTLVGGKYFTPLNLAASQVRKEAVYDERQAFSVKQNPYFRTDLRFSYRKEMKKSTIEASLDLQNVSANKNIFQQTYNPRTNRLANQYQQGFFPVPYFRYTF, from the coding sequence ATGAGAGCATTACTATTAGCCATGACAATTTTTCTTTCGGGTACGGTCTTCGCGCAGCAGGGTACCCAAACGATTCGCGGCATGGTCCGCGATGAAGTTTCCAATGCACCGGTGATCGGCGCTTCCGTTTTGCTGCTGCAAGCCGACGGGGCCAGTCCGGTGGGGACGACTACGGATGTAAACGGGGAGTTTCGGATTACCGGCATTCCGCTAGGCCGTCAATCGTTTCGCATAACGATGGTAGGTTATGAAGAGCAGCGGCTACCCAATCTGGTCGTGACTTCGGGTAAGGAGGTGATCGTGAATGTGACGATGACCGAAAATATCCAGGCGCTGAATGAAATCGTAGTAACCGCCGATCGCGCCGCGGATAAAAGTAAAACCAACAATGAACTCACGCTTGTGAGCGGCCGGTCATTTAATGTGGAAGACACAAAACGCTACGCAGGCTCGCTGGGAGATCCTTCGAGAATGGCGGCCAATTTCGCGGGCGTGGTGTCGGGCGACGATTCGCGGAATGATATTGTGGTAAGAGGTAATTCGCCGACCGGCATGCTCTGGCAACTTGAAGGTTTGAATATTCCTAACCCGAGTCATTTCGGTTCTTTCATGGCTACCGGCGGGCCGATCAGTATGCTGAATAATAATGTACTGAGCAAATCCGATTTCCTGACCAGCGCGTTTCCTTCCCAATATGGAAATGCATTGTCTTCGGTATTTGACCTGCGGATGCGGGAGGGTAACAATCAGCAATATGAATTTTTGGGGCAAATTGGTTTCAATGGTTTTGAAGCAGGGGCGGAGGGGCCTTTTTCCAAAAAATCAAAAGCTTCTTTTTTAATTAATTACCGCTACTCCACGCTCGGCGTTTTCAAAGCATTGGGTATTCAGTTTGGCACGGGCAGTGCGGTGCCGGATTATCAGGATCTCAATTTTAAAGTAACCGTACCCACCGGACAAAAAGGTAAATTGTCACTTTTCGGGATACTGGGCGGCAGTAAGGTCGACTTTCTGGGAAGTGAAGTGGATACCACACTTACTAATTTATACGGAACCGAGAATACCAACACCCGCGTGACCTATAAAACCAATATTGCGGGACTGGCTTACGACTACAATATCTCCGCAAAAACCTTTGCCCGGTTGACACTCGGAATGAGTACTACGAGGGAAAAATTCAGCGGGGATTCGATCAGCATTGCAACACGAGAGGCATTTCCCAGCGGTGAATCGAAATACAATACCGCCAAATACTCGGCAGTACTGAACCTGCGGCATAAAATGAATGCGAAAAGCAGTTTGTACGGGGGGGTAACCGTGGACTTGCTCGGCTTTGACCTCTTCAATAAATCCATTCACAACGGAGGCAAGCTGGATAGTGTGCGGGTGAATGTGAATGGGGAAAAAACCACGCTGACACAGGCTTATGCACAATGGCGCTACCGGTTTTCGCCGAAGTTCCTGCTCACGACGGGCCTGCATTTCCAGCATTTCAGTCTGAACAACAGCGCAGCCCTGGAACCGCGCGCGGGCCTGCAATATGGATTTGGAAACGGACAATCCCTGAGTGTAGGGTATGGACTAAACAGCCAGACACAGAGCCTGTACAGTTATTTTATAGAAACCCCGGGCGAAAGCGGAGCAGTGCAGACTAACCGCAATCTGGATTTTACCAAAAGTCACCATTTTGTAATGAGCTATGAAAACAGGCTCACAGAACGACTGATGCTCAAAATTGAACCCTATTATCAGGTATTAAACAACGTGCCCGTCGAAATGCGGCGCTCCACGTTTTCCACGCTGAATACCGGTGCATCTTTCGGGCCGGCTGAGCGGGATAGTCTGGTCAACGAAGGCTCGGGCAGGAATATGGGTATTGAATTGACGCTGGAAAGGTATTTCGACCGGGGTTACTACTTTCTGCTGACAAGTTCCGTTTTTGATTCCAAATACAAAGGAAGCGACGGCATCGAACGTAATACTGCTTTTAATACGCGATATGTGGTAAACCTGCTGGCAGGCAAAGAGATCAGAATGGGGCAAAAAAAGGATCACGTACTAGGGTTTAATCTCCGGAGCACACTGGTAGGCGGAAAGTACTTTACTCCTTTGAACCTGGCCGCGTCGCAAGTACGGAAAGAGGCGGTTTATGATGAGCGACAGGCGTTTTCTGTCAAACAAAATCCCTATTTCAGAACAGACCTGCGGTTTTCTTACCGGAAAGAAATGAAGAAAAGCACCATTGAAGCATCGCTGGATCTGCAAAATGTATCGGCCAATAAAAATATCTTCCAGCAAACCTATAACCCGCGGACTAACCGGCTCGCGAACCAGTATCAGCAGGGGTTCTTTCCCGTTCCCTATTTCCGCTACACGTTTTGA
- a CDS encoding sensor histidine kinase, whose translation MNEPAYTPNDRKMRMIGIPLAGILIPAMISFEEFLKLSPAFGMSVLFSTLITFVLWEGNRAIIIRMWRAFPDHSQTTRRVLYESGLGLLYVLVISVFLNETICKPYFHHDAFMITFRISIVPTVIVFLIYEAVYFFESWKMNVRKTESLMREGVQSQLEVLKNQLDPHFLFNSMNTLAALIDDENTDAQDYLERLSDVYRYVLVSRNKNTVTVEEEIAFVDAYVYLNKIRFRENLQVNKRLSDNTLKQHVTPLSLQMLIENAIKHNVASRENPLRITISDEDEDYLVVENNILEKTILEKSTRVGLQNIMNRYSLLSDKQVEVTRQKDLFTVKIPLLGQLV comes from the coding sequence ATGAACGAACCAGCCTACACACCAAATGATCGAAAGATGCGCATGATCGGCATCCCGCTGGCAGGGATACTGATCCCGGCGATGATCAGCTTCGAGGAATTCCTGAAACTGAGCCCGGCCTTTGGGATGAGTGTGCTGTTTTCTACATTAATCACTTTCGTGCTTTGGGAAGGTAACCGGGCTATTATCATACGCATGTGGCGCGCTTTCCCGGATCACAGCCAGACGACCCGTCGGGTATTGTACGAATCGGGGCTGGGGCTGCTTTATGTGTTGGTTATCAGTGTGTTTTTAAATGAAACGATCTGCAAGCCGTATTTTCACCACGATGCATTTATGATCACTTTCCGGATCAGCATTGTGCCTACTGTCATCGTTTTCCTGATTTATGAAGCCGTTTATTTTTTCGAATCCTGGAAAATGAACGTGCGCAAAACCGAATCGCTGATGCGGGAAGGCGTGCAATCGCAGCTGGAAGTGCTTAAAAATCAGCTCGATCCGCATTTTTTGTTCAATAGCATGAATACCCTCGCCGCGTTGATCGACGATGAAAATACCGATGCGCAGGATTACCTCGAGCGTCTTTCGGACGTGTACCGGTATGTGCTGGTGAGCCGCAATAAAAATACGGTGACAGTGGAGGAGGAAATCGCCTTCGTGGATGCTTATGTGTATTTGAACAAAATCCGTTTCCGGGAAAATCTGCAGGTGAACAAACGGCTTTCTGATAACACATTAAAACAACACGTGACCCCGCTGAGCCTGCAAATGCTCATCGAGAATGCGATCAAGCATAATGTAGCCTCGCGTGAAAATCCTCTGAGAATCACGATCAGCGACGAAGACGAAGATTATCTGGTGGTGGAAAACAACATCCTTGAAAAAACAATCCTGGAAAAATCAACGCGCGTAGGATTACAGAACATCATGAACCGGTACAGTTTGCTGAGTGACAAGCAGGTGGAGGTTACCAGACAAAAAGACCTTTTTACAGTGAAAATCCCGCTACTGGGACAATTGGTATAA
- a CDS encoding LytR/AlgR family response regulator transcription factor, which yields MKILIIEDEYPAAERLEKLIRKLDPKIEVAAVLDSVESALKWFEKGEAVDLIFSDIQLSDGLSFQIFEEYPAHSPIVFTTSYDEYAIKAFRVKSIDYLLKPIKAPELAEAIRKYEVIREDFSPRAYARKVETLLDSLDISRKPYKTRFLVKNGEQLIPINQELVAYFYTANEMSCLVGGDGRQYLVDYKLEELEALVDPLNFFRLNRQFIARIDAIHKIHTYFNGKLKIELRPQTPQEVIVSREKAPAFKAWLES from the coding sequence ATGAAAATTTTAATCATTGAAGATGAATACCCCGCTGCCGAGCGACTGGAAAAACTGATCCGCAAACTTGACCCTAAGATCGAAGTCGCCGCGGTGCTCGACAGTGTCGAGTCGGCATTGAAATGGTTTGAGAAAGGAGAGGCGGTGGACCTGATCTTTTCTGACATCCAGCTTTCCGACGGCCTGAGCTTCCAGATCTTCGAAGAATACCCCGCCCACAGCCCGATCGTTTTTACTACTTCTTACGACGAATATGCGATCAAAGCTTTTCGCGTCAAGAGTATTGACTATTTATTGAAACCGATCAAAGCGCCCGAGCTGGCGGAGGCGATCCGTAAATATGAAGTGATCCGCGAAGATTTTTCACCCAGAGCTTACGCAAGAAAAGTTGAAACGCTTCTGGATAGTCTGGATATTAGCAGGAAACCCTACAAAACGCGGTTTTTGGTGAAAAACGGTGAGCAGCTAATTCCGATCAATCAGGAACTGGTCGCTTATTTTTATACTGCAAATGAAATGTCATGCCTCGTAGGCGGCGACGGGCGGCAATATCTGGTGGATTACAAGTTGGAAGAGCTGGAAGCGCTGGTTGACCCGCTGAACTTTTTCAGGCTGAACAGGCAGTTTATTGCGCGGATCGACGCGATCCATAAGATCCACACTTATTTCAATGGGAAACTGAAAATTGAGCTCCGGCCGCAGACGCCCCAGGAAGTAATCGTGAGCCGGGAAAAGGCTCCTGCCTTCAAAGCCTGGCTTGAAAGTTAG
- a CDS encoding ferritin-like domain-containing protein, whose translation MENNLLKNAGPMLEKVNRRYFLRSAGVAAATGAFVMGCTLDDHNVPGEEVVDLGMGDIGILNYAYALEQLEAAFYIQVMKTPYTGMSEEEKTILTDIMYHEIVHRQFFKAALGAAAIKGLTPNFGGIDFSSRDSVLGAAKLFEDTGVQAYNGAGNLIEDVNYLLIAGKIVSVEARHAAAIRDLIKPNSMDFSGDDVVDPVTGFDKAVKPGVILPAVQPFVVNKISGSGLPS comes from the coding sequence ATGGAAAACAACTTACTAAAAAATGCTGGCCCTATGCTTGAAAAGGTTAATCGGCGCTATTTTCTGAGATCAGCGGGAGTCGCTGCTGCAACAGGTGCCTTCGTAATGGGATGTACTTTGGACGATCATAATGTTCCCGGGGAAGAGGTAGTCGACCTTGGTATGGGCGATATCGGTATCCTGAACTATGCATATGCATTGGAACAACTGGAAGCTGCCTTCTACATTCAGGTAATGAAGACTCCCTACACAGGAATGTCGGAAGAAGAAAAAACGATCCTTACTGATATTATGTACCACGAGATCGTTCACCGTCAGTTTTTCAAGGCTGCATTGGGTGCGGCGGCGATCAAAGGACTTACGCCTAACTTCGGAGGGATCGACTTTTCGAGCCGTGACAGCGTACTGGGTGCTGCCAAATTATTCGAAGACACAGGTGTACAGGCTTACAACGGCGCCGGAAACCTGATTGAAGATGTTAATTACCTGCTGATTGCCGGCAAGATCGTTTCGGTGGAAGCCCGCCACGCTGCGGCTATCCGCGACCTGATCAAACCCAATTCGATGGACTTTTCTGGCGACGATGTGGTCGATCCTGTCACAGGTTTCGACAAAGCTGTAAAGCCAGGCGTTATTCTGCCTGCTGTTCAGCCATTCGTTGTAAATAAGATCAGCGGAAGCGGCTTGCCATCATAA